The following proteins come from a genomic window of Trifolium pratense cultivar HEN17-A07 linkage group LG4, ARS_RC_1.1, whole genome shotgun sequence:
- the LOC123920744 gene encoding exocyst complex component EXO70B2-like isoform X3, with protein MDGLNSQSQSHTVRKQFLYTVDNMMHILNQIGRWLMQPNLWRFIGFASAVVGLLCYALSSSFNYLFGEWNLLKIFLYSVFSFIICLVILFAKLFQHSRSLRFKAHTAFLVLTITSVYSFFFDKVMNGKPDAYSLISCAAFSIMSLSLSRQTQCGFEIDLLYFFLGCLIVQLMKIKLQLFILGAGFSYSLIILRSFFSSIDARGHNQYSQFQDGNSVVLHIDSLKLANTDIACARSRNNMDSPPLVITTDISSVMEQLWTFVKALQQENLNLIQMVLDHVKNYCEQHSPLVATDPNFMMDALKPETIKGLEETAKVMVSAGFEKEFSDVYNSCRRECLDKCLMHRLFMLKKLSSEDIHDMPWMDLEHEIKIWIRAFNVTLKILFPGERQLCDRVFSGFASAADFSFIEICRESIVQLLNFADSIAAGSHSPECLFNIIEVFETLRDLIPEFESLFCDQYSVSLKNEAITIWKKLGKAIRSIFMELEYLLDQNLTTGTYLSSGLHPITQHVVNYLRVVSQSRKTLEQVFDDSSLSGKIINIMDILESNLEAKAKCYEDPSLGYIFLMNNNTYIIPMTKDNELGILLGDEWFQKHTLKIWHYHEQYQITLGTMPPTLVQDFFPLLYIKQQIKGVRSIEGSKAYEGNVQEIEALLSQLPKSRKMEPEIEIRTIVLISPAPHVENIEKMPPKDGFIWKKYGKKEIPDVKYPRSYYRCSHMNLDACQAKKKVQQLGDNPNVFEVTYNGAHSCRRSLTIPSLFLPARRISKDMTQTTMPASTSYSEWLSSGTPDSKSTE; from the exons ATGGATGGTCTCAACTCTCAATCTCAGTCTCACACAGTCCGAAAACAATTCTTATACACTGTGGACAACATGATGCATATTCTAAATCAAATTGGGAGATGGTTGATGCAGCCAAATTTGTGGAGATTTATAGGCTTCGCGTCAGCTGTTGTTGGACTGCTCTGTTATGCTCTAAGCTCTTCCTTCAACTATCTCTTTGGAGAATGGAATTTGCTGAAAATATTTCTTTATAGTGTTTTCAGTTTCATCATATGCTTGGTGATTTTATTTGCAAAATTATTTCAACATTCGAGAAGTCTCCGGTTCAAAGCTCACACAGCATTTTTGGTATTGACAATCACCTCTGTTTATTCCTTTTTCTTCGATAAAGTGATGAATGGGAAACCAGATGCATATAGTTTAATTTCATGTGctgctttttctatcatgtcATTGAGTTTGTCGAGGCAAACTCAATGCGGATTTGAAATTGATCTTCTCTATTTCTTCCTCGGATGTCTAATTGTGCAACTCATGAAGATTAAATTGCAGTTATTCATTCTTGGAGCAGGTTTCAGCTACTCTCTTATTATTCTCcgttcttttttctcttctattGATGCTAGAGGACATAATCAATACTCTCAATTCCAAGATGGAAACTCGGTGGTTCTTCATATTGATTCACTAAAACTAGCTAATACTGATATTGCTTGTGCTAGAAGTAGAAATAACATGGATTCACCGCCATTGGTGATCACTACTGATATTAGTAGTGTGATGGAACAACTCTGGACTTTTGTGAAGGCGCTTCAACAAGAAAATTTAAATCTCATTCAGATGGTTTTGGATCATGTAAAAAACTATTGTGAACAACACTCTCCATTGGTGGCGACCGATCCTAACTTCATGATGGATGCGCTGAAGCCAGAAACAATCAAAGGCCTGGAGGAAACAGCGAAGGTTATGGTGAGCGCTGGGTTTGAGAAGGAATTTTCTGATGTGTACAACAGTTGCCGGAGGGAATGCTTGGACAAATGCCTAATGCATAGATTATTCATGTTAAAGAAACTCAGCAGCGAGGACATTCACGATATGCCATGGATGGATCTCGAACACGAGATTAAAATATGGATTAGAGCTTTCAATGTCACCCTTAAGATACTTTTCCCAGGTGAGCGACAACTCTGTGATCGTGTCTTCTCCGGGTTCGCATCTGCAGCTGATTTCTCCTTCATTGAGATTTGCAGGGAATCCATCGTTCAACTTCTAAATTTTGCAGATTCTATTGCAGCCGGAAGTCATTCTCCAGAATGTTTGTTTAACATCATCGAGGTGTTTGAAACATTGCGTGACCTAATTCCAGAATTTGAGTCCTTATTTTGTGATCAGTACAGTGTGTCTCTAAAGAATGAAGCAATTACTATATGGAAGAAACTTGGGAAAGCAATTAGAAGTATTTTCATGGAGTTGGAGTATTTGCTTGACCAAAACTTGACGACGGGGACATATCTCAGCAGTGGTCTTCACCCGATTACTCAACATGTGGTGAACTATCTCCGTGTAGTTTCCCAATCACGGAAAACACTAGAGCAAGTTTTTGACGATTCCTCACTTTCTGGGAAGATTATTAATATTATGGATATATTGGAGAGTAATTTAGAAGCAAAGGCAAAATGCTACGAGGATCCTTCTTTAGGctatattttcttgatgaatAACAACACTTATATAATTCCGATGACCAAAGATAATGAACTAGGAATCCTTTTAGGGGATGAATGGTTCCAAAAACACACTCTGAAAATTTGGCACTACCATGAACAATATCAGATAACTTTGGGCACTATGCCCCCCACTTTAGTGCAAGATTTTTTCCCATTATTGTACATCAAACAACAGATAAAAGGTGTACGAAGTATCGAAGGATCAAAGGCGTACGAAGGAAATGTGCAGGAAATAGAAGCATTACTCTCTCAGCTACCAAAAAG TAGGAAAATGGAACCGGAGATAGAGATAAGAACAATAGTACTGATCTCTCCTGCACCACACGTTGAAAACATAGAAAAAATGCCACCGAAAGACGGGTTTATCTGGAAAAAATATGGAAAGAAAGAGATACCTGACGTCAAATACCCGAG gAGTTACTATAGGTGCagccacatgaatttagatgcCTGTCAAGCCAAGAAGAAAGTACAACAACTTGGTGACAATCCAAACGTTTTTGAAGTAACATACAATGGTGCACATTCCTGCCGTAGGTCCTTGACAATACCATCATTATTTTTACCAGCACGAAGGATCTCAAAGGATATGACTCAAACCACCATGCCGGCATCAACTTCATATTCTGAGTGGCTTTCATCGGGCACGCCAG aTTCAAAGTCAACTGAATAG
- the LOC123920744 gene encoding uncharacterized protein LOC123920744 isoform X1: MDGLNSQSQSHTVRKQFLYTVDNMMHILNQIGRWLMQPNLWRFIGFASAVVGLLCYALSSSFNYLFGEWNLLKIFLYSVFSFIICLVILFAKLFQHSRSLRFKAHTAFLVLTITSVYSFFFDKVMNGKPDAYSLISCAAFSIMSLSLSRQTQCGFEIDLLYFFLGCLIVQLMKIKLQLFILGAGFSYSLIILRSFFSSIDARGHNQYSQFQDGNSVVLHIDSLKLANTDIACARSRNNMDSPPLVITTDISSVMEQLWTFVKALQQENLNLIQMVLDHVKNYCEQHSPLVATDPNFMMDALKPETIKGLEETAKVMVSAGFEKEFSDVYNSCRRECLDKCLMHRLFMLKKLSSEDIHDMPWMDLEHEIKIWIRAFNVTLKILFPGERQLCDRVFSGFASAADFSFIEICRESIVQLLNFADSIAAGSHSPECLFNIIEVFETLRDLIPEFESLFCDQYSVSLKNEAITIWKKLGKAIRSIFMELEYLLDQNLTTGTYLSSGLHPITQHVVNYLRVVSQSRKTLEQVFDDSSLSGKIINIMDILESNLEAKAKCYEDPSLGYIFLMNNNTYIIPMTKDNELGILLGDEWFQKHTLKIWHYHEQYQITLGTMPPTLVQDFFPLLYIKQQIKGVRSIEGSKAYEGNVQEIEALLSQLPKSRKMEPEIEIRTIVLISPAPHVENIEKMPPKDGFIWKKYGKKEIPDVKYPRSYYRCSHMNLDACQAKKKVQQLGDNPNVFEVTYNGAHSCRRSLTIPSLFLPARRISKDMTQTTMPASTSYSEWLSSGTPAKYINSIPTANLAAPEDGGYHPMMDNVGDYLVSALRSQQIVSAIRSQQIYAVNGEEEFSPQAEGTIELLESILASKSEKYVDVSLRHFFMMNNWRYLEVTNNRLELDAMFGYVWLQRNREKVQQNLELYKRDSWDKVSECLKLDINDSTEINFATDLMKEKLNLFNMKFTETCSVQCRWSVHDEKLREEIIESLKNTLLPAYGTFIGKFQDFLKNKAYKYIEYGMFDIQDVLDSLFLGNKKDV, encoded by the exons ATGGATGGTCTCAACTCTCAATCTCAGTCTCACACAGTCCGAAAACAATTCTTATACACTGTGGACAACATGATGCATATTCTAAATCAAATTGGGAGATGGTTGATGCAGCCAAATTTGTGGAGATTTATAGGCTTCGCGTCAGCTGTTGTTGGACTGCTCTGTTATGCTCTAAGCTCTTCCTTCAACTATCTCTTTGGAGAATGGAATTTGCTGAAAATATTTCTTTATAGTGTTTTCAGTTTCATCATATGCTTGGTGATTTTATTTGCAAAATTATTTCAACATTCGAGAAGTCTCCGGTTCAAAGCTCACACAGCATTTTTGGTATTGACAATCACCTCTGTTTATTCCTTTTTCTTCGATAAAGTGATGAATGGGAAACCAGATGCATATAGTTTAATTTCATGTGctgctttttctatcatgtcATTGAGTTTGTCGAGGCAAACTCAATGCGGATTTGAAATTGATCTTCTCTATTTCTTCCTCGGATGTCTAATTGTGCAACTCATGAAGATTAAATTGCAGTTATTCATTCTTGGAGCAGGTTTCAGCTACTCTCTTATTATTCTCcgttcttttttctcttctattGATGCTAGAGGACATAATCAATACTCTCAATTCCAAGATGGAAACTCGGTGGTTCTTCATATTGATTCACTAAAACTAGCTAATACTGATATTGCTTGTGCTAGAAGTAGAAATAACATGGATTCACCGCCATTGGTGATCACTACTGATATTAGTAGTGTGATGGAACAACTCTGGACTTTTGTGAAGGCGCTTCAACAAGAAAATTTAAATCTCATTCAGATGGTTTTGGATCATGTAAAAAACTATTGTGAACAACACTCTCCATTGGTGGCGACCGATCCTAACTTCATGATGGATGCGCTGAAGCCAGAAACAATCAAAGGCCTGGAGGAAACAGCGAAGGTTATGGTGAGCGCTGGGTTTGAGAAGGAATTTTCTGATGTGTACAACAGTTGCCGGAGGGAATGCTTGGACAAATGCCTAATGCATAGATTATTCATGTTAAAGAAACTCAGCAGCGAGGACATTCACGATATGCCATGGATGGATCTCGAACACGAGATTAAAATATGGATTAGAGCTTTCAATGTCACCCTTAAGATACTTTTCCCAGGTGAGCGACAACTCTGTGATCGTGTCTTCTCCGGGTTCGCATCTGCAGCTGATTTCTCCTTCATTGAGATTTGCAGGGAATCCATCGTTCAACTTCTAAATTTTGCAGATTCTATTGCAGCCGGAAGTCATTCTCCAGAATGTTTGTTTAACATCATCGAGGTGTTTGAAACATTGCGTGACCTAATTCCAGAATTTGAGTCCTTATTTTGTGATCAGTACAGTGTGTCTCTAAAGAATGAAGCAATTACTATATGGAAGAAACTTGGGAAAGCAATTAGAAGTATTTTCATGGAGTTGGAGTATTTGCTTGACCAAAACTTGACGACGGGGACATATCTCAGCAGTGGTCTTCACCCGATTACTCAACATGTGGTGAACTATCTCCGTGTAGTTTCCCAATCACGGAAAACACTAGAGCAAGTTTTTGACGATTCCTCACTTTCTGGGAAGATTATTAATATTATGGATATATTGGAGAGTAATTTAGAAGCAAAGGCAAAATGCTACGAGGATCCTTCTTTAGGctatattttcttgatgaatAACAACACTTATATAATTCCGATGACCAAAGATAATGAACTAGGAATCCTTTTAGGGGATGAATGGTTCCAAAAACACACTCTGAAAATTTGGCACTACCATGAACAATATCAGATAACTTTGGGCACTATGCCCCCCACTTTAGTGCAAGATTTTTTCCCATTATTGTACATCAAACAACAGATAAAAGGTGTACGAAGTATCGAAGGATCAAAGGCGTACGAAGGAAATGTGCAGGAAATAGAAGCATTACTCTCTCAGCTACCAAAAAG TAGGAAAATGGAACCGGAGATAGAGATAAGAACAATAGTACTGATCTCTCCTGCACCACACGTTGAAAACATAGAAAAAATGCCACCGAAAGACGGGTTTATCTGGAAAAAATATGGAAAGAAAGAGATACCTGACGTCAAATACCCGAG gAGTTACTATAGGTGCagccacatgaatttagatgcCTGTCAAGCCAAGAAGAAAGTACAACAACTTGGTGACAATCCAAACGTTTTTGAAGTAACATACAATGGTGCACATTCCTGCCGTAGGTCCTTGACAATACCATCATTATTTTTACCAGCACGAAGGATCTCAAAGGATATGACTCAAACCACCATGCCGGCATCAACTTCATATTCTGAGTGGCTTTCATCGGGCACGCCAG CCAAATACATAAATTCTATCCCAACAGCCAACCTAGCTGCTCCGGAAGACGGTGGGTATCATCCTATGATGGACAACGTCGGGGACTATCTTGTTTCTGCTCTCAGATCACAGCAGATTGTTTCTGCTATCAGATCACAACAGATTTATGCTGTTAATGGAGAAGAAGAATTTTCACCACAAGCAGAGGGGACAATTGAACTGTTAGAGAGCATATTGGCATCGAAGTCCGAAAAATATGTGGATGTGTCTTTGCGTCATTTCTTCATGATGAATAATTGGAGGTATTTAGAAGTGACAAATAATAGATTGGAACTAGATGCAATGTTCGGCTATGTTTG GTTGCAAAGAAACAGAGAAAAAGTCCAACAAAACCTTGAACTCTATAAGAGAGACTCGTGGGATAAGGTGTCGGAATGTTTAAAGTTGGATATAAATGACTCCACGGAAATTAATTTTGCGACAGATTTGATGAAAGAAAAGCTCAATTTGTTTAACATGAAATTTACAGAAACATGTAGTGTTCAGTGCAGATGGTCTGTTCATGATGAGAAGCTAAGGGAAGAAATAATTGAATCTCTCAAAAATACCTTGTTGCCAGCATATGGAACCTTCATTGGGAAGTTTCAGGATTTTCTTAAAAACAAAGCTTACAAGTATATTGAGTATGGAATGTTTGATATTCAAGATGTACTTGATAGTTTGTTTCTTGGAAACAAGAAAGACGTATGA
- the LOC123920744 gene encoding exocyst complex component EXO70B2-like isoform X4, producing MDGLNSQSQSHTVRKQFLYTVDNMMHILNQIGRWLMQPNLWRFIGFASAVVGLLCYALSSSFNYLFGEWNLLKIFLYSVFSFIICLVILFAKLFQHSRSLRFKAHTAFLVLTITSVYSFFFDKVMNGKPDAYSLISCAAFSIMSLSLSRQTQCGFEIDLLYFFLGCLIVQLMKIKLQLFILGAGFSYSLIILRSFFSSIDARGHNQYSQFQDGNSVVLHIDSLKLANTDIACARSRNNMDSPPLVITTDISSVMEQLWTFVKALQQENLNLIQMVLDHVKNYCEQHSPLVATDPNFMMDALKPETIKGLEETAKVMVSAGFEKEFSDVYNSCRRECLDKCLMHRLFMLKKLSSEDIHDMPWMDLEHEIKIWIRAFNVTLKILFPGERQLCDRVFSGFASAADFSFIEICRESIVQLLNFADSIAAGSHSPECLFNIIEVFETLRDLIPEFESLFCDQYSVSLKNEAITIWKKLGKAIRSIFMELEYLLDQNLTTGTYLSSGLHPITQHVVNYLRVVSQSRKTLEQVFDDSSLSGKIINIMDILESNLEAKAKCYEDPSLGYIFLMNNNTYIIPMTKDNELGILLGDEWFQKHTLKIWHYHEQYQITLGTMPPTLVQDFFPLLYIKQQIKGVRSIEGSKAYEGNVQEIEALLSQLPKRKMEPEIEIRTIVLISPAPHVENIEKMPPKDGFIWKKYGKKEIPDVKYPRSYYRCSHMNLDACQAKKKVQQLGDNPNVFEVTYNGAHSCRRSLTIPSLFLPARRISKDMTQTTMPASTSYSEWLSSGTPDSKSTE from the exons ATGGATGGTCTCAACTCTCAATCTCAGTCTCACACAGTCCGAAAACAATTCTTATACACTGTGGACAACATGATGCATATTCTAAATCAAATTGGGAGATGGTTGATGCAGCCAAATTTGTGGAGATTTATAGGCTTCGCGTCAGCTGTTGTTGGACTGCTCTGTTATGCTCTAAGCTCTTCCTTCAACTATCTCTTTGGAGAATGGAATTTGCTGAAAATATTTCTTTATAGTGTTTTCAGTTTCATCATATGCTTGGTGATTTTATTTGCAAAATTATTTCAACATTCGAGAAGTCTCCGGTTCAAAGCTCACACAGCATTTTTGGTATTGACAATCACCTCTGTTTATTCCTTTTTCTTCGATAAAGTGATGAATGGGAAACCAGATGCATATAGTTTAATTTCATGTGctgctttttctatcatgtcATTGAGTTTGTCGAGGCAAACTCAATGCGGATTTGAAATTGATCTTCTCTATTTCTTCCTCGGATGTCTAATTGTGCAACTCATGAAGATTAAATTGCAGTTATTCATTCTTGGAGCAGGTTTCAGCTACTCTCTTATTATTCTCcgttcttttttctcttctattGATGCTAGAGGACATAATCAATACTCTCAATTCCAAGATGGAAACTCGGTGGTTCTTCATATTGATTCACTAAAACTAGCTAATACTGATATTGCTTGTGCTAGAAGTAGAAATAACATGGATTCACCGCCATTGGTGATCACTACTGATATTAGTAGTGTGATGGAACAACTCTGGACTTTTGTGAAGGCGCTTCAACAAGAAAATTTAAATCTCATTCAGATGGTTTTGGATCATGTAAAAAACTATTGTGAACAACACTCTCCATTGGTGGCGACCGATCCTAACTTCATGATGGATGCGCTGAAGCCAGAAACAATCAAAGGCCTGGAGGAAACAGCGAAGGTTATGGTGAGCGCTGGGTTTGAGAAGGAATTTTCTGATGTGTACAACAGTTGCCGGAGGGAATGCTTGGACAAATGCCTAATGCATAGATTATTCATGTTAAAGAAACTCAGCAGCGAGGACATTCACGATATGCCATGGATGGATCTCGAACACGAGATTAAAATATGGATTAGAGCTTTCAATGTCACCCTTAAGATACTTTTCCCAGGTGAGCGACAACTCTGTGATCGTGTCTTCTCCGGGTTCGCATCTGCAGCTGATTTCTCCTTCATTGAGATTTGCAGGGAATCCATCGTTCAACTTCTAAATTTTGCAGATTCTATTGCAGCCGGAAGTCATTCTCCAGAATGTTTGTTTAACATCATCGAGGTGTTTGAAACATTGCGTGACCTAATTCCAGAATTTGAGTCCTTATTTTGTGATCAGTACAGTGTGTCTCTAAAGAATGAAGCAATTACTATATGGAAGAAACTTGGGAAAGCAATTAGAAGTATTTTCATGGAGTTGGAGTATTTGCTTGACCAAAACTTGACGACGGGGACATATCTCAGCAGTGGTCTTCACCCGATTACTCAACATGTGGTGAACTATCTCCGTGTAGTTTCCCAATCACGGAAAACACTAGAGCAAGTTTTTGACGATTCCTCACTTTCTGGGAAGATTATTAATATTATGGATATATTGGAGAGTAATTTAGAAGCAAAGGCAAAATGCTACGAGGATCCTTCTTTAGGctatattttcttgatgaatAACAACACTTATATAATTCCGATGACCAAAGATAATGAACTAGGAATCCTTTTAGGGGATGAATGGTTCCAAAAACACACTCTGAAAATTTGGCACTACCATGAACAATATCAGATAACTTTGGGCACTATGCCCCCCACTTTAGTGCAAGATTTTTTCCCATTATTGTACATCAAACAACAGATAAAAGGTGTACGAAGTATCGAAGGATCAAAGGCGTACGAAGGAAATGTGCAGGAAATAGAAGCATTACTCTCTCAGCTACCAAAAAG GAAAATGGAACCGGAGATAGAGATAAGAACAATAGTACTGATCTCTCCTGCACCACACGTTGAAAACATAGAAAAAATGCCACCGAAAGACGGGTTTATCTGGAAAAAATATGGAAAGAAAGAGATACCTGACGTCAAATACCCGAG gAGTTACTATAGGTGCagccacatgaatttagatgcCTGTCAAGCCAAGAAGAAAGTACAACAACTTGGTGACAATCCAAACGTTTTTGAAGTAACATACAATGGTGCACATTCCTGCCGTAGGTCCTTGACAATACCATCATTATTTTTACCAGCACGAAGGATCTCAAAGGATATGACTCAAACCACCATGCCGGCATCAACTTCATATTCTGAGTGGCTTTCATCGGGCACGCCAG aTTCAAAGTCAACTGAATAG
- the LOC123920744 gene encoding uncharacterized protein LOC123920744 isoform X2 — protein MDGLNSQSQSHTVRKQFLYTVDNMMHILNQIGRWLMQPNLWRFIGFASAVVGLLCYALSSSFNYLFGEWNLLKIFLYSVFSFIICLVILFAKLFQHSRSLRFKAHTAFLVLTITSVYSFFFDKVMNGKPDAYSLISCAAFSIMSLSLSRQTQCGFEIDLLYFFLGCLIVQLMKIKLQLFILGAGFSYSLIILRSFFSSIDARGHNQYSQFQDGNSVVLHIDSLKLANTDIACARSRNNMDSPPLVITTDISSVMEQLWTFVKALQQENLNLIQMVLDHVKNYCEQHSPLVATDPNFMMDALKPETIKGLEETAKVMVSAGFEKEFSDVYNSCRRECLDKCLMHRLFMLKKLSSEDIHDMPWMDLEHEIKIWIRAFNVTLKILFPGERQLCDRVFSGFASAADFSFIEICRESIVQLLNFADSIAAGSHSPECLFNIIEVFETLRDLIPEFESLFCDQYSVSLKNEAITIWKKLGKAIRSIFMELEYLLDQNLTTGTYLSSGLHPITQHVVNYLRVVSQSRKTLEQVFDDSSLSGKIINIMDILESNLEAKAKCYEDPSLGYIFLMNNNTYIIPMTKDNELGILLGDEWFQKHTLKIWHYHEQYQITLGTMPPTLVQDFFPLLYIKQQIKGVRSIEGSKAYEGNVQEIEALLSQLPKRKMEPEIEIRTIVLISPAPHVENIEKMPPKDGFIWKKYGKKEIPDVKYPRSYYRCSHMNLDACQAKKKVQQLGDNPNVFEVTYNGAHSCRRSLTIPSLFLPARRISKDMTQTTMPASTSYSEWLSSGTPAKYINSIPTANLAAPEDGGYHPMMDNVGDYLVSALRSQQIVSAIRSQQIYAVNGEEEFSPQAEGTIELLESILASKSEKYVDVSLRHFFMMNNWRYLEVTNNRLELDAMFGYVWLQRNREKVQQNLELYKRDSWDKVSECLKLDINDSTEINFATDLMKEKLNLFNMKFTETCSVQCRWSVHDEKLREEIIESLKNTLLPAYGTFIGKFQDFLKNKAYKYIEYGMFDIQDVLDSLFLGNKKDV, from the exons ATGGATGGTCTCAACTCTCAATCTCAGTCTCACACAGTCCGAAAACAATTCTTATACACTGTGGACAACATGATGCATATTCTAAATCAAATTGGGAGATGGTTGATGCAGCCAAATTTGTGGAGATTTATAGGCTTCGCGTCAGCTGTTGTTGGACTGCTCTGTTATGCTCTAAGCTCTTCCTTCAACTATCTCTTTGGAGAATGGAATTTGCTGAAAATATTTCTTTATAGTGTTTTCAGTTTCATCATATGCTTGGTGATTTTATTTGCAAAATTATTTCAACATTCGAGAAGTCTCCGGTTCAAAGCTCACACAGCATTTTTGGTATTGACAATCACCTCTGTTTATTCCTTTTTCTTCGATAAAGTGATGAATGGGAAACCAGATGCATATAGTTTAATTTCATGTGctgctttttctatcatgtcATTGAGTTTGTCGAGGCAAACTCAATGCGGATTTGAAATTGATCTTCTCTATTTCTTCCTCGGATGTCTAATTGTGCAACTCATGAAGATTAAATTGCAGTTATTCATTCTTGGAGCAGGTTTCAGCTACTCTCTTATTATTCTCcgttcttttttctcttctattGATGCTAGAGGACATAATCAATACTCTCAATTCCAAGATGGAAACTCGGTGGTTCTTCATATTGATTCACTAAAACTAGCTAATACTGATATTGCTTGTGCTAGAAGTAGAAATAACATGGATTCACCGCCATTGGTGATCACTACTGATATTAGTAGTGTGATGGAACAACTCTGGACTTTTGTGAAGGCGCTTCAACAAGAAAATTTAAATCTCATTCAGATGGTTTTGGATCATGTAAAAAACTATTGTGAACAACACTCTCCATTGGTGGCGACCGATCCTAACTTCATGATGGATGCGCTGAAGCCAGAAACAATCAAAGGCCTGGAGGAAACAGCGAAGGTTATGGTGAGCGCTGGGTTTGAGAAGGAATTTTCTGATGTGTACAACAGTTGCCGGAGGGAATGCTTGGACAAATGCCTAATGCATAGATTATTCATGTTAAAGAAACTCAGCAGCGAGGACATTCACGATATGCCATGGATGGATCTCGAACACGAGATTAAAATATGGATTAGAGCTTTCAATGTCACCCTTAAGATACTTTTCCCAGGTGAGCGACAACTCTGTGATCGTGTCTTCTCCGGGTTCGCATCTGCAGCTGATTTCTCCTTCATTGAGATTTGCAGGGAATCCATCGTTCAACTTCTAAATTTTGCAGATTCTATTGCAGCCGGAAGTCATTCTCCAGAATGTTTGTTTAACATCATCGAGGTGTTTGAAACATTGCGTGACCTAATTCCAGAATTTGAGTCCTTATTTTGTGATCAGTACAGTGTGTCTCTAAAGAATGAAGCAATTACTATATGGAAGAAACTTGGGAAAGCAATTAGAAGTATTTTCATGGAGTTGGAGTATTTGCTTGACCAAAACTTGACGACGGGGACATATCTCAGCAGTGGTCTTCACCCGATTACTCAACATGTGGTGAACTATCTCCGTGTAGTTTCCCAATCACGGAAAACACTAGAGCAAGTTTTTGACGATTCCTCACTTTCTGGGAAGATTATTAATATTATGGATATATTGGAGAGTAATTTAGAAGCAAAGGCAAAATGCTACGAGGATCCTTCTTTAGGctatattttcttgatgaatAACAACACTTATATAATTCCGATGACCAAAGATAATGAACTAGGAATCCTTTTAGGGGATGAATGGTTCCAAAAACACACTCTGAAAATTTGGCACTACCATGAACAATATCAGATAACTTTGGGCACTATGCCCCCCACTTTAGTGCAAGATTTTTTCCCATTATTGTACATCAAACAACAGATAAAAGGTGTACGAAGTATCGAAGGATCAAAGGCGTACGAAGGAAATGTGCAGGAAATAGAAGCATTACTCTCTCAGCTACCAAAAAG GAAAATGGAACCGGAGATAGAGATAAGAACAATAGTACTGATCTCTCCTGCACCACACGTTGAAAACATAGAAAAAATGCCACCGAAAGACGGGTTTATCTGGAAAAAATATGGAAAGAAAGAGATACCTGACGTCAAATACCCGAG gAGTTACTATAGGTGCagccacatgaatttagatgcCTGTCAAGCCAAGAAGAAAGTACAACAACTTGGTGACAATCCAAACGTTTTTGAAGTAACATACAATGGTGCACATTCCTGCCGTAGGTCCTTGACAATACCATCATTATTTTTACCAGCACGAAGGATCTCAAAGGATATGACTCAAACCACCATGCCGGCATCAACTTCATATTCTGAGTGGCTTTCATCGGGCACGCCAG CCAAATACATAAATTCTATCCCAACAGCCAACCTAGCTGCTCCGGAAGACGGTGGGTATCATCCTATGATGGACAACGTCGGGGACTATCTTGTTTCTGCTCTCAGATCACAGCAGATTGTTTCTGCTATCAGATCACAACAGATTTATGCTGTTAATGGAGAAGAAGAATTTTCACCACAAGCAGAGGGGACAATTGAACTGTTAGAGAGCATATTGGCATCGAAGTCCGAAAAATATGTGGATGTGTCTTTGCGTCATTTCTTCATGATGAATAATTGGAGGTATTTAGAAGTGACAAATAATAGATTGGAACTAGATGCAATGTTCGGCTATGTTTG GTTGCAAAGAAACAGAGAAAAAGTCCAACAAAACCTTGAACTCTATAAGAGAGACTCGTGGGATAAGGTGTCGGAATGTTTAAAGTTGGATATAAATGACTCCACGGAAATTAATTTTGCGACAGATTTGATGAAAGAAAAGCTCAATTTGTTTAACATGAAATTTACAGAAACATGTAGTGTTCAGTGCAGATGGTCTGTTCATGATGAGAAGCTAAGGGAAGAAATAATTGAATCTCTCAAAAATACCTTGTTGCCAGCATATGGAACCTTCATTGGGAAGTTTCAGGATTTTCTTAAAAACAAAGCTTACAAGTATATTGAGTATGGAATGTTTGATATTCAAGATGTACTTGATAGTTTGTTTCTTGGAAACAAGAAAGACGTATGA